One genomic segment of Amycolatopsis granulosa includes these proteins:
- a CDS encoding MarR family winged helix-turn-helix transcriptional regulator, translating to MDSVTAELSGWIAQMPGDVDPGVEGARQRIGRLSRQFARVLDRAAAEHGMTVGDWEALSVLRRTSPVCTPKQLAAALNLTSGTVSVRLDRLMRAGLVEQVAAADGRSRPVRLTRKGHARWRAATAARTRYERELFDGVDLAALNSLLAQLLARFETEFGLVSGHDQVG from the coding sequence GTGGATTCGGTGACCGCGGAGCTGAGCGGGTGGATCGCGCAGATGCCCGGCGACGTCGACCCGGGTGTCGAGGGGGCACGGCAGCGGATCGGCCGGCTGTCGCGGCAGTTCGCGCGAGTGCTGGACCGGGCGGCGGCCGAGCACGGCATGACGGTTGGCGACTGGGAGGCGCTGTCGGTCCTGCGCCGGACCAGCCCGGTGTGCACCCCGAAACAGCTGGCCGCGGCGTTGAACCTGACTTCGGGCACGGTCAGCGTGCGGCTCGACCGGCTGATGCGCGCCGGGCTGGTCGAGCAGGTCGCCGCCGCCGACGGCCGCAGCCGCCCGGTGCGGCTCACCCGGAAGGGTCACGCCCGCTGGCGTGCCGCGACGGCCGCCCGCACCCGCTACGAGCGGGAGCTGTTCGACGGCGTGGACCTCGCCGCCCTGAACTCGCTGCTGGCGCAGCTCCTGGCTCGCTTCGAGACCGAGTTCGGCCTCGTCTCCGGGCACGACCAGGTGGGGTAG
- a CDS encoding haloalkane dehalogenase: MRLLRTPEDRFTDLPDFDHPPLYADLESEHDGIVRISYVEAGPFDGPVVLLLHGEPSWSFLYRKVLPVLAAAGIRAIAPDLIGFGRSDKPVDVADHTYARHVEWIRAFALDALDLRDITLVGQDWGGLIGLRVVAENPDRFARVVAANTGLPTGDQDMPREWWAFHDAVRKAPVLDIGRFVQSGCRTTLSEAERAAYDAPFPNELYKAGPRAMPGLVPTRPDDPASEANRRAWATLSELDIPFLCAFGDSDPITGPMAPVLQRAMRGAAGQDHRTLANAGHFLQEDQGAELGRVIAGFVTG, translated from the coding sequence GTGCGCCTGCTGAGGACTCCCGAAGACCGGTTCACCGACCTCCCCGACTTCGACCACCCGCCGCTCTACGCCGACCTGGAGAGCGAGCACGACGGCATCGTCCGGATCTCCTACGTCGAGGCCGGCCCGTTCGACGGCCCCGTCGTGCTGCTCCTGCACGGCGAGCCCAGCTGGTCGTTCCTCTACCGCAAGGTGCTGCCCGTGCTGGCCGCCGCCGGCATCCGGGCGATCGCACCGGACCTGATCGGCTTCGGCCGCTCCGACAAGCCCGTCGACGTCGCCGACCACACCTATGCGCGGCACGTCGAGTGGATCCGCGCGTTCGCCCTCGACGCGCTCGACCTGCGGGACATCACCCTGGTCGGGCAGGACTGGGGCGGCCTGATCGGGTTGCGCGTGGTCGCGGAGAACCCGGACCGGTTCGCGCGCGTGGTCGCGGCCAACACCGGACTGCCCACCGGCGACCAGGACATGCCACGCGAATGGTGGGCCTTCCACGACGCGGTCCGGAAAGCGCCGGTGCTCGACATCGGCCGTTTCGTGCAGTCCGGTTGCCGGACCACGCTGAGCGAGGCGGAGCGGGCCGCGTACGACGCGCCGTTCCCGAACGAGCTGTACAAGGCCGGTCCACGCGCGATGCCCGGGCTCGTGCCGACGCGGCCGGACGACCCGGCGAGCGAGGCGAACCGCCGTGCCTGGGCCACACTGTCCGAACTGGACATCCCGTTCCTGTGCGCGTTCGGCGACAGCGACCCCATCACGGGCCCGATGGCGCCGGTTCTGCAACGCGCCATGAGAGGCGCCGCGGGTCAGGACCACCGGACCCTGGCGAACGCCGGGCACTTCCTGCAGGAGGACCAGGGCGCGGAACTGGGCCGCGTCATCGCCGGGTTCGTCACCGGCTGA
- a CDS encoding DUF350 domain-containing protein, protein MTSTLALSGTFGSDLVRGIGAILLYGVIGLLLMLVGFYAIDWTTPGKLSDLVRRGLPNAVVVTASGMLSMAFIVVVAIFNSASDLTEGLVTSLVYGLLGIVVQVLAVRLLEWSTRIDVRGTIESEVFAPASIVVAAAHLALGLVVAVSIS, encoded by the coding sequence GTGACCTCGACCCTCGCGCTGTCCGGCACGTTCGGATCCGATCTCGTGCGCGGGATCGGCGCGATCCTGCTGTACGGCGTCATCGGGCTGCTGCTGATGCTGGTCGGCTTCTACGCGATCGACTGGACCACACCCGGCAAGCTGTCCGACCTGGTGCGGCGCGGGCTCCCGAACGCGGTGGTCGTCACCGCGTCCGGGATGCTGTCGATGGCGTTCATCGTGGTCGTCGCGATCTTCAACTCGGCCAGCGACCTGACCGAGGGCCTGGTCACGTCGCTGGTTTACGGCCTGCTCGGCATCGTGGTGCAGGTGCTCGCGGTGCGGCTGCTGGAATGGTCGACCCGGATCGACGTGCGCGGCACGATCGAGAGCGAGGTGTTCGCCCCGGCCAGCATCGTGGTTGCGGCCGCGCACCTGGCGCTCGGCCTCGTCGTCGCGGTCTCGATCAGCTGA
- a CDS encoding glutathionylspermidine synthase family protein has product MRRGTAQPRRDWQRIVEEQGLVFGTPARYGSGHERPYWDESVHYVLEMDEVLSLEADVELLHSMCLEAVDNVVLTERYREFGIPEWVWPHIAESWKRRDPHVYGRFDLRYDGRGPAKLLEYNADTPTSLLEASVLQWHWKTAVFPDDDQWNSVHERLVERWQEIRGQLPTNELYFTWSSADPTGEDHITTSYLQETAAEAGLDTVGLAIEEIGWDPVLHRFVDLEEAPMNTVVKLYPWEWVVEEEFGRFAAESLPRTLWIEPLWKMLLSNKTLLAILWENYPGHPNLLPAFADQPGILTEYVRKPKLGREGANVQIVAPGYETETGGVYGAEGYVYQAFDPLPEFDGFRPALGAWIVGDNAAGLGIRETAGLVTDDGAAFVPHRIPQT; this is encoded by the coding sequence GTGCGAAGGGGGACCGCCCAGCCGCGGCGGGACTGGCAGCGCATCGTCGAGGAGCAGGGCCTGGTGTTCGGCACCCCGGCCCGCTACGGCTCCGGCCACGAGCGGCCGTACTGGGACGAGTCGGTGCACTACGTCCTGGAGATGGACGAGGTGCTCAGCCTGGAGGCCGACGTCGAGCTGCTGCACTCGATGTGCCTGGAGGCCGTCGACAACGTGGTGCTGACCGAGCGCTACCGCGAGTTCGGCATCCCGGAATGGGTGTGGCCGCACATCGCGGAGTCGTGGAAGCGCCGCGACCCGCACGTCTACGGCCGCTTCGACCTGCGCTACGACGGCCGCGGCCCGGCGAAGCTGCTCGAGTACAACGCCGACACGCCGACCTCGCTGCTCGAGGCGTCGGTGTTGCAGTGGCACTGGAAGACCGCGGTGTTCCCGGACGACGACCAGTGGAACTCGGTGCACGAGCGGCTGGTCGAACGCTGGCAGGAGATCCGCGGGCAGCTGCCCACCAACGAGCTGTACTTCACCTGGTCCAGCGCCGACCCCACCGGCGAGGACCACATCACGACGTCCTACCTGCAGGAGACCGCCGCCGAGGCCGGCCTGGACACGGTGGGGCTGGCGATCGAGGAGATCGGCTGGGACCCGGTGCTCCACCGGTTCGTCGACCTCGAAGAGGCGCCGATGAACACCGTGGTCAAGCTCTACCCGTGGGAATGGGTGGTCGAGGAGGAGTTCGGCCGCTTCGCCGCCGAGTCGCTGCCGCGGACGCTGTGGATCGAGCCGCTGTGGAAGATGCTGCTGTCCAACAAGACGCTGCTGGCGATCCTCTGGGAGAACTACCCGGGCCACCCGAACCTGCTGCCCGCGTTCGCCGACCAGCCCGGCATCCTCACCGAGTACGTGCGCAAGCCGAAGCTGGGCCGCGAGGGCGCGAACGTGCAGATCGTCGCGCCCGGGTACGAGACCGAGACGGGCGGCGTCTACGGCGCCGAAGGCTACGTCTACCAGGCGTTCGACCCGCTGCCCGAGTTCGACGGGTTCCGCCCGGCGCTGGGCGCGTGGATCGTCGGGGACAACGCGGCCGGTCTGGGCATCCGCGAAACCGCCGGTCTCGTCACCGACGACGGTGCCGCGTTCGTCCCACACCGCATCCCGCAAACGTGA
- a CDS encoding septum formation family protein, producing the protein MLGHGVEKITLRTRLIMAGAFLGAILALSLNVAFSWGGPVSGGGKPDESPAAKAAFTAAPGSCVTWTVPDISDIRVVPCAQPHLYEVTGVVNIGDKYPPNAPAPTVDQWRDIALERCTAGVESYLHQPLDPFGRFTVSALRPGNDEWADGHREMRCVLQWAAPGGKLEPITGAAAGQSQSAVWEPGTCLALADKTVGNPIDCTQPHSYEIVATLDLKTKFTGGYPPQSDQKTWLDTECNKAVQDYAGQIDLAAQKLILTWDTREQESWAAGSTLVNCKVGAKLPDASGLAPVTGSIRKAGTPAPSSRPGG; encoded by the coding sequence ATGCTGGGACATGGAGTGGAAAAGATCACGCTGCGCACCCGCCTGATCATGGCGGGTGCGTTTCTGGGCGCGATCCTGGCGCTGTCGCTCAACGTCGCCTTCTCGTGGGGCGGCCCGGTCAGCGGCGGCGGGAAGCCCGACGAGTCCCCGGCGGCGAAGGCGGCGTTCACCGCGGCGCCCGGCAGTTGCGTCACCTGGACCGTCCCGGACATCTCGGACATCCGCGTCGTCCCGTGCGCCCAGCCGCACCTGTACGAGGTGACGGGAGTGGTGAACATCGGCGACAAGTACCCGCCGAACGCGCCCGCGCCGACGGTGGACCAGTGGCGGGACATCGCGCTGGAGCGGTGCACCGCCGGGGTGGAGAGCTACCTGCACCAGCCCCTCGACCCGTTCGGCCGGTTCACGGTGAGCGCGTTGCGCCCGGGCAACGACGAATGGGCCGACGGCCACCGCGAGATGCGATGCGTGCTGCAGTGGGCCGCGCCGGGCGGCAAGCTGGAGCCGATCACCGGCGCGGCGGCGGGCCAGTCGCAGTCGGCGGTGTGGGAGCCCGGCACCTGCCTGGCGCTGGCCGACAAGACGGTCGGCAACCCGATCGACTGCACCCAGCCGCACTCGTACGAGATCGTCGCGACGCTGGACCTGAAGACGAAGTTCACCGGTGGCTACCCACCCCAGTCCGACCAGAAGACCTGGCTGGACACCGAGTGCAACAAGGCGGTTCAGGACTACGCGGGACAGATCGACCTGGCCGCGCAGAAGCTGATCCTCACCTGGGACACCCGGGAGCAGGAGAGCTGGGCCGCCGGGTCGACGCTGGTGAACTGCAAGGTCGGCGCGAAGCTCCCGGACGCGAGCGGCCTCGCGCCGGTGACCGGCAGCATCCGCAAGGCGGGCACGCCCGCCCCGTCGTCGCGCCCGGGCGGGTAG
- a CDS encoding metallopeptidase family protein: MPVEMSRTRFEELVADALDAVPEELAGAMDNVVVLVEDHNEEAPDILGLYHGVALTERTSDYGGVLPDRISIYRTPILRMCDSEEQVVEEVLITVVHEIAHHFGIDDSRLHDLGWG, encoded by the coding sequence GTGCCGGTGGAGATGTCGCGGACCCGGTTCGAGGAACTGGTCGCCGACGCGCTGGACGCGGTGCCGGAGGAACTGGCCGGCGCCATGGACAACGTGGTCGTGCTGGTGGAGGACCACAACGAGGAGGCGCCGGACATCCTGGGCCTGTACCACGGCGTGGCGCTGACCGAGCGGACCAGCGACTACGGCGGCGTGCTGCCCGACCGGATCTCCATCTACCGCACGCCGATCCTGCGGATGTGCGACAGCGAGGAGCAGGTGGTGGAGGAAGTGCTGATCACGGTGGTGCACGAGATCGCCCACCACTTCGGCATCGACGACAGCCGGCTGCACGACCTGGGCTGGGGCTGA
- a CDS encoding MFS transporter, translating to MADRRLTWLLSANAVGNLADGIGKVAFPLLAATLTRDPVLIGALSATQFLPWLLFGVFAGTLADRVDRRHAVILANASRAVVVGLTAVLVVTGTVSIWLVYVAALLLGVAETVAESAGNAMIPALAPPAQLESANSKFQAAEILGQTFLGGPVGSLTFAAFAAFPFLLNSAGFAIAAALLIGLAGSFRPKAPAEPTRLRTDLLSGLKWLVRHPVLGRLVIIAGLISFASEMAQAQLVLYALQDLHLSDAAFGLFTFVGGIGGLLGAAGAARLVRRAGRRPVLVAGIFAGGLGFGAMGFVHQPIASAALFGLFAAAVVTVNVVLATARHTLVPSELLGRVLGVWRTVVWGSIPLGALVGGAFTQLLGSASATFALSGAAQVALAVLAALMLRRFSIDREAVSSS from the coding sequence ATGGCGGACCGGCGGCTGACCTGGCTGCTGTCGGCCAATGCGGTGGGCAACCTCGCCGACGGCATCGGCAAGGTGGCCTTCCCGCTGCTGGCCGCGACGCTCACGCGCGATCCGGTGCTGATCGGCGCCCTGTCGGCGACCCAGTTCCTGCCGTGGTTGCTCTTCGGCGTGTTCGCCGGGACCCTCGCCGACCGGGTGGACCGCAGGCACGCGGTGATCCTCGCCAACGCGTCGCGCGCGGTGGTCGTCGGCCTGACCGCCGTGCTCGTGGTCACCGGGACGGTGTCGATCTGGCTGGTCTACGTCGCCGCGTTGCTGCTGGGCGTGGCGGAGACCGTCGCGGAGAGCGCGGGCAACGCGATGATCCCCGCGCTGGCCCCGCCGGCCCAGCTGGAGAGCGCGAACAGCAAGTTCCAGGCCGCGGAGATCCTCGGCCAGACGTTCCTCGGCGGGCCGGTCGGCAGCCTCACCTTCGCGGCGTTCGCCGCGTTCCCGTTCCTGCTGAACTCGGCGGGGTTCGCGATCGCCGCCGCGCTCCTGATCGGGCTGGCCGGCAGCTTCCGGCCGAAGGCGCCCGCCGAACCGACCCGGTTGCGCACCGATCTGCTCAGCGGGCTGAAGTGGCTGGTCCGCCACCCGGTGCTGGGCCGGCTGGTGATCATCGCCGGGCTGATCAGCTTCGCGAGCGAGATGGCGCAGGCGCAGCTGGTGCTGTACGCGCTGCAGGACCTGCACCTGAGCGACGCCGCGTTCGGGTTGTTCACCTTCGTCGGCGGCATCGGCGGACTGCTCGGCGCCGCCGGCGCGGCGCGGCTGGTGCGGCGGGCCGGGCGGCGGCCGGTGCTGGTGGCCGGCATCTTCGCGGGCGGCCTCGGGTTCGGCGCCATGGGCTTCGTGCACCAGCCGATCGCCTCGGCCGCCCTGTTCGGGCTGTTCGCGGCGGCGGTGGTGACGGTGAACGTGGTCCTGGCGACCGCCCGCCACACGCTCGTGCCCAGCGAGCTGCTGGGCCGTGTGCTCGGCGTGTGGCGGACGGTCGTGTGGGGCTCGATCCCCCTCGGCGCCCTGGTCGGCGGCGCGTTCACCCAGCTGCTCGGCAGCGCGAGCGCCACGTTCGCGCTGTCCGGCGCCGCGCAGGTCGCGCTGGCCGTGCTCGCCGCGCTGATGCTGCGGCGGTTCTCGATCGACCGGGAGGCGGTCAGTTCTTCCTGA
- a CDS encoding AMP-binding protein, whose product MTSIADLLSRYDRPDACVARLLCDDHPDGDVAFTVVESDLTSRDLTFGELRDASARFATALAELGIGRGDRVATLMAKSADFVVAVLGIWRLGAVQVPLFTAFAPPAIETRVGGVRVVITDPNQRAKLDQVPGERRVIVTGEASGDDLAFADLLRADPQPEPVAVGGDGTIVELFTSGTTGAPKGVPIRARALAAFRMYQEYGLDQRPEDVFWNAADPGWAYGLYYAVIAPLALGQRSLLLHAGFAPELTYSVLERFGVTNFTAGPTVYRALRNADVPVPDGLRLRHCSSAGEPLNPDVIEWAEKVFGVPIRDHYGQTELGMVIANGWHPDVHGELRPGSMGRALPGWRAEVLRPDADEVAAPGEQGRVAIDLQESPLMWFTGYRDAPDRTAERFSADGRWYLTGDVATKSPDGYFTFASRDDDVILMAGYRIGPFEVESVLLQHDAVAEAAVVGLPDELRGEVLAAFVVLRPGAEPGEALVTELQQLVKTKYAAHAYPRQVHFVDELPKTPSGKLQRFLLRKN is encoded by the coding sequence ATGACGAGCATCGCGGACCTGCTGTCCCGCTACGACCGGCCGGACGCCTGCGTGGCGCGGCTGCTGTGTGACGACCACCCGGACGGCGACGTGGCGTTCACCGTCGTCGAGTCCGACCTGACCAGCCGGGACCTCACCTTCGGCGAACTGCGGGACGCCTCCGCCCGCTTCGCCACCGCCTTGGCGGAGCTGGGTATCGGGCGTGGCGACCGGGTCGCCACGCTGATGGCGAAGTCGGCGGACTTCGTCGTCGCGGTCCTGGGTATCTGGCGGCTCGGCGCGGTACAGGTGCCGCTGTTCACCGCGTTCGCGCCGCCCGCCATCGAGACGCGCGTCGGTGGCGTGCGGGTCGTGATCACCGACCCGAACCAGCGCGCGAAGCTCGACCAGGTACCCGGCGAGCGGCGGGTGATCGTCACCGGCGAGGCGAGCGGCGACGACCTGGCGTTCGCCGACCTGCTGCGCGCGGACCCGCAGCCGGAGCCGGTGGCCGTCGGCGGTGACGGGACGATCGTCGAGCTGTTCACGTCCGGGACCACCGGGGCGCCCAAGGGCGTGCCGATCCGGGCCAGGGCGCTCGCCGCGTTCCGCATGTACCAGGAGTACGGCCTGGACCAGCGGCCCGAGGACGTGTTCTGGAACGCGGCCGACCCGGGCTGGGCCTACGGCCTCTACTACGCGGTGATCGCCCCGCTCGCGCTCGGGCAGCGCAGCCTGCTCCTGCACGCCGGGTTCGCGCCGGAACTGACCTACTCGGTGCTGGAGCGGTTCGGCGTCACCAACTTCACCGCGGGACCCACGGTGTACCGGGCCCTGCGCAACGCGGACGTGCCCGTGCCGGACGGGTTGCGGCTGCGGCACTGCTCGTCGGCCGGGGAACCGCTGAACCCGGACGTCATCGAGTGGGCCGAGAAGGTGTTCGGGGTGCCCATCCGGGACCACTACGGCCAGACCGAGCTGGGCATGGTGATCGCGAACGGCTGGCACCCGGACGTGCACGGCGAGCTGCGGCCCGGTTCGATGGGCCGGGCGCTGCCCGGGTGGCGGGCCGAGGTGCTGCGCCCGGACGCCGACGAGGTCGCCGCGCCCGGTGAACAGGGCCGGGTGGCGATCGACCTGCAGGAGAGCCCGCTGATGTGGTTCACCGGCTACCGTGACGCGCCCGACCGCACCGCGGAGCGGTTCTCCGCCGACGGCCGCTGGTACCTGACCGGTGACGTCGCGACGAAGTCGCCGGACGGCTACTTCACCTTCGCGTCCCGCGACGACGACGTCATCCTGATGGCCGGCTACCGGATCGGGCCGTTCGAGGTGGAGAGCGTGCTGCTGCAGCACGACGCCGTCGCCGAGGCGGCCGTGGTGGGCCTGCCCGACGAGCTGCGCGGCGAGGTGCTGGCCGCGTTCGTCGTCCTCCGGCCGGGCGCGGAACCGGGCGAGGCGCTGGTCACCGAGTTGCAGCAGCTGGTGAAGACGAAGTACGCGGCGCACGCCTACCCGCGTCAGGTGCACTTCGTCGACGAGCTGCCGAAGACCCCGAGCGGCAAGCTGCAACGGTTCCTGCTCAGGAAGAACTGA
- a CDS encoding DUF4232 domain-containing protein, giving the protein MVRATSPRIGLGVTTAALVAVLAGCGTTGTNDAQPQPAPPTTSDPTSSSSPSASAPTATTQPDTAASTKTGEALCKSSELKLSLGHGDAGAGTVYRPLIFTNVSNHPCVIQGFPGVSYVAGEDGHQVGPAAVRQGDKGGPFTLNNGDSGYAEVGFVNVQNYDTVTCQPQMVRGLRVYPPQETASVFVPLQTTGCASDKIPGDQLTVKTIQKGSGGQ; this is encoded by the coding sequence GTGGTTCGAGCGACTTCTCCACGCATCGGGCTGGGTGTGACGACGGCGGCGCTGGTGGCGGTTCTCGCCGGCTGCGGGACCACCGGCACGAACGACGCGCAACCGCAGCCGGCCCCGCCCACCACGTCCGATCCCACCTCGTCGAGCAGCCCGTCCGCCTCGGCGCCGACCGCGACGACCCAGCCGGATACGGCGGCCAGCACGAAGACCGGCGAGGCGCTGTGCAAGTCGAGTGAGCTCAAGCTGAGCCTGGGACACGGTGACGCCGGTGCCGGCACGGTGTACCGCCCGCTGATCTTCACCAACGTCAGCAACCACCCCTGCGTCATCCAGGGCTTCCCGGGTGTCTCGTACGTCGCCGGCGAGGACGGGCACCAGGTCGGCCCGGCCGCGGTCCGGCAGGGCGACAAGGGCGGTCCGTTCACGCTGAACAACGGGGACAGCGGCTACGCCGAGGTCGGGTTCGTCAACGTGCAGAACTACGACACGGTGACCTGCCAGCCGCAGATGGTGCGAGGTCTGCGCGTCTACCCGCCCCAGGAGACGGCGTCGGTGTTCGTCCCGCTGCAGACCACCGGCTGCGCGAGCGACAAGATCCCCGGCGACCAGCTCACCGTCAAGACCATCCAGAAGGGCAGCGGCGGCCAGTAG
- a CDS encoding histidine phosphatase family protein, with product MKLYLVRHGQTPANIANKLDTALPGPSLTELGHEQARQLAEKLATEPVEAVYASHATRAQQTAAPLAQALGLQVEPVAGVHEIVVGDLEGRNDPGALEQYLSVARSWTRGELHVAMPGGESGEQARERFTTAIARLAERHDFTRSAGVVVLVSHGGLIRLGAEWLAPNVGPQLADQGLIPNTGIVELEPAADGGWQCLSWVGMPM from the coding sequence GTGAAGCTGTACCTGGTCCGGCACGGGCAGACCCCGGCCAACATCGCCAACAAGCTGGACACCGCCCTGCCCGGGCCGTCGCTGACCGAGCTGGGCCACGAGCAGGCCCGCCAGCTGGCGGAGAAGCTCGCGACCGAGCCGGTGGAGGCGGTTTACGCCTCGCACGCCACGCGGGCGCAGCAGACCGCCGCCCCGCTCGCGCAGGCGCTCGGCCTCCAGGTCGAGCCCGTCGCCGGCGTGCACGAGATCGTGGTCGGCGACCTGGAGGGCCGCAACGACCCCGGCGCGCTCGAGCAGTACTTGAGCGTGGCGCGCAGCTGGACCCGGGGTGAGCTGCACGTCGCCATGCCCGGCGGGGAGAGCGGCGAGCAGGCCCGGGAGCGGTTCACCACCGCCATCGCCCGGCTCGCCGAGCGGCACGATTTCACCCGATCGGCGGGAGTCGTGGTGCTGGTCTCGCACGGCGGCCTGATCCGGCTCGGCGCCGAATGGCTGGCGCCGAACGTGGGTCCCCAGCTCGCTGATCAGGGGCTGATCCCGAACACCGGCATCGTGGAGCTGGAGCCCGCCGCGGACGGCGGCTGGCAGTGCCTGAGCTGGGTGGGAATGCCCATGTAG
- the pheA gene encoding prephenate dehydratase, with translation MSRIAYFGPVGTFTEQAARTFTTAQDELVAAATIPEALNAVRRGAADAACVPVENSVEGAVPATLDSLAVGEPLIGVAEALLPVHFSILTRDDVDEIRTVASHPHALAQVRQWLADNLPDARAVAAGSTAAAAVAVQAGEFDAAVTAPVAVEHYPLKVLATGVADVSDARTRFLLMRKPPVTLPEPTGADRTSLVAAAVNRTGALAELLTELATRGINLTRLDARPNKQNFGEYRFFIDFEGHATEPRIADALAALRRRCRDVRFLGSFARADQVPATIDPVARNEDFTEAAAWVAAVQRGEQA, from the coding sequence GTGTCACGGATCGCATATTTCGGGCCGGTCGGGACGTTCACCGAGCAGGCGGCCCGCACTTTCACCACGGCGCAGGACGAACTCGTCGCCGCCGCCACGATCCCGGAGGCGTTGAACGCCGTCCGGCGGGGTGCCGCCGACGCCGCGTGCGTGCCGGTGGAGAACTCCGTGGAGGGCGCGGTTCCCGCGACGCTGGACAGCCTCGCCGTCGGCGAACCGCTGATCGGTGTCGCGGAAGCGTTGCTGCCAGTGCACTTCAGCATCCTCACGCGCGACGACGTGGACGAAATCCGCACCGTGGCGAGCCATCCGCACGCGCTGGCGCAGGTGCGGCAGTGGCTGGCGGACAACCTGCCGGACGCCCGCGCGGTGGCCGCCGGTTCCACCGCCGCGGCCGCGGTCGCCGTGCAGGCCGGGGAATTCGACGCGGCCGTGACCGCGCCGGTGGCCGTCGAGCACTACCCGCTCAAGGTGCTCGCGACCGGGGTCGCCGACGTCTCCGACGCCCGCACGCGCTTCCTGCTGATGCGCAAACCCCCGGTGACGCTGCCGGAACCGACGGGCGCCGACCGGACCTCGCTCGTGGCCGCGGCGGTGAACCGCACCGGCGCGCTGGCCGAGCTGCTCACCGAACTCGCGACGCGCGGCATCAACCTGACGCGCCTGGACGCCCGGCCGAACAAGCAGAACTTCGGCGAGTACCGGTTCTTCATCGACTTCGAGGGCCACGCCACCGAGCCGCGCATCGCCGACGCGCTCGCCGCGCTGCGCCGCCGCTGCCGCGACGTCCGGTTCCTCGGCTCGTTCGCCCGCGCCGACCAAGTGCCGGCGACGATCGACCCGGTCGCCCGCAACGAGGACTTCACCGAGGCCGCCGCGTGGGTCGCCGCGGTGCAGAGAGGGGAACAGGCGTGA
- a CDS encoding macro domain-containing protein has translation MTAESGTQPTGKRTEDQVPPATPGLVLCAVDEPLARAWRSVVDTMTGSVRVHRGSVLDVVADAVVSPANSFGWMRGGIDAVYARAFPYAEQNVRSTILAYHGGELPVGNAVVVPTGEPAPAWLISAPTMREPGERLPADTVHPYLAARAVFLQWRDAVLEQGVPVRSVVETIAMPGLGTGVGGVDPRTCARQVAAAWDEVFRRH, from the coding sequence GTGACTGCCGAATCGGGCACCCAACCCACCGGCAAGCGAACGGAGGACCAGGTCCCGCCCGCCACTCCCGGCCTGGTGCTGTGTGCCGTCGACGAACCACTCGCCCGCGCGTGGCGATCCGTTGTGGACACCATGACCGGCTCCGTGCGCGTGCACCGGGGTTCGGTGCTGGACGTCGTCGCCGACGCCGTGGTGAGCCCGGCGAACTCGTTCGGCTGGATGCGCGGCGGGATCGACGCGGTGTACGCCAGGGCGTTCCCGTACGCCGAGCAGAACGTGCGCAGCACGATCCTCGCCTACCACGGTGGCGAACTCCCCGTCGGCAACGCGGTCGTGGTCCCGACCGGTGAACCGGCCCCGGCGTGGCTGATCAGCGCCCCGACGATGCGGGAGCCGGGTGAACGGCTGCCTGCCGACACGGTCCACCCGTACCTGGCGGCGCGGGCGGTGTTCCTGCAGTGGCGTGACGCCGTGCTCGAACAGGGCGTGCCGGTGCGCTCGGTCGTGGAGACCATCGCGATGCCGGGGCTGGGCACCGGCGTCGGCGGGGTCGACCCGCGCACCTGCGCCCGTCAGGTCGCGGCCGCCTGGGACGAGGTCTTCCGGCGGCATTGA